Below is a window of Planctomycetes bacterium MalM25 DNA.
CAGACGCCGCTCGTGGCCCAGCAGTTCGAGGGTCTCGAACATGCCGAAACCGACCGCTTTGCCGGTCACCGCGACCCGCAGGGCGTGGATGATCTGGCCGATCTTGATCGCCTCACGCTCGCAGAACGCCTTGAGGGCGGCTTCCAGTTGCTCGGCGCTGGCCTCGGGGTGGGCGGCCAGCTCCTCGCGGAACTTGGCCAGCAGGCCGGCGGCGTCCTCCGGTTTCACCAGCCGCTTCTGCCACGCCTTCTCATCGTAGGTGAGCCCGTCGTCGGCGACGAAGAAGTCGTCGTAGTCGAGCACGTCGCCGTAGACCTTGAGCCGATCGCCAGCGCCCTCGACGATCGCCCCGACCGTCTCCGCCGCGTCGCACGGCGGCGGGTCGCTGAGCAGGCCGGCCTGCTTGAGCACCTCGACACTGCGGGCGACCTTCTGCTTGGCGGGGACCTGCTGCATCGCGCGGTCCTGGAACGCGAGCAGCTTCGCCGGGTCGAAGCTCGCCGGCGCCTTGTTCACGCGGTCGAGCGAGAAGTGCTCGATCATCTCCGCGACGGTGAACTCCTCGCGCGAGTCGTCGAGCGACCAGCCCAGCAGCAACAAGTAGTTCAGCACCGCTTCGGGTAGAAAGCCGACCTGCTCGTAGAAGTCGATGATCACCGGGTTGAACGTCTCAGCGGAAGTCTCCAACCCGAGACGGGCGGCGATCTGCTGGCCCTTGTCGTTCAGCTGGGCGAAGTCGCGGTTCTTCAGGTACTTATCGAGCTTGCGCTTGCTCAGTTTGTTCTTGCTGCCCGGCTCGGCGACGAACGGCAGGTGCGCGAACTCCGGCGCCTCGTAGCCGAGCGATTGCGCAATGAAGACCTGGCGGGGCGTGTTCGAGAGGTGCTCCTCGGCGCGGATCACGTGGCTGATCTTCATCAGCTCGTCGTCCACGACGGTCGCCAGGTGATAGATCGGCGAGCCGTCGGCGCGCTGGATCACGTGGTCCTGCTCGCGCGCCCAATCGAAGCGGACCTCGCCCCGCACCAGATCGTTGATGACGAGCGTCCCCTCGCGCGGCATCAGCAAACGGACGACCGCTTGGCGGCCCTCGGCCTCGAAGCGGGCGGCGTCCTCGTCGGTCTCGGCTCGCCACGAGCGGCTGTAGACAAACGGCTCGCCCGTTTTCTCCGCCGCCTCACGCTCGGCCTGCACCTCTTCGGGACGGGCGTAGTCGCGGTACGCGGCGCCCGACTCCAGGAGCTTCGTCACCGCATCGGCGTAGTGCTCGCCGCGTTGCGACTGGAAGTAGGGGCCGTAATCGCCCTTCGAAGCCTTCTCTTCGCCTGGGACCGGTCCCTCATCCCAATCGAGGCCGAGCCACTCGAAGCCGTGCAGGATTGGCGCGAGCGCCGCTTCGACGTTGCGTTGCTGGTCGGTGTCGTCCACCCGCAGGATGAACTGCCCGCCGTGCTTCCGGGCGAAGAGCCAATTGAACAGCGCGGTGCGGACCCCGCCGATGTGCAGGAATCCGGTCGGGCTGGGGGCGAAGCGGGTGCGGACGGACATCGGGTGCGATTGAACGAGGCGTAGGTCAGTTGAGGCCGTAAGCTTATCGGCTCACCGTGGTCGTGACCTAGCCACCCACGGGGCTCACACCGTGGGCTCGTCGTCGGGCCTATCTATCCTACGCCGGCAGCTAGGCCGCTCGGCGGGCCTTCTCGCGGCGCAATCGCTTCCGCTCCGCCTTGCTCAGCTTGCGGGTGCTGGGACCGTCGTCGTAGCCGTCGTCGTTGTAGCCCTCGGCCCCGCTGACCCAGCGGTCCGGCTCCTCGGACGCCTGCAGGGCCGCGTTGCGTTTGGCCCGCTTCGCCGCACGGGTCGGCACGATGTCGGGCTCCGCGAACTCGGCCTCAGGCTCCGGCGTGGCGGCGACCGTTTGCCTCTTGGGCTTGGTCGGCTTGGGGGCCGGCTCGGGCTCCGCCGACAACTTGAGCTCCTGGGCGTCGGCGTTCCGTTCAACGGCTTTCGGCGTCGCGACGGGGGCTTCGACCTCGCCGGCGGCCTCCCGGACGATCCGACGGGAGTACAGCAGCAGCGTGACGCTCGCCAGCGACACCGCCGCCAAGGCCGCCGCCGGCGCGAACAGGGGCGACGCGAGCGTGGGCACAAGGCCGGGCATCAGTCCCGCGGCGGCGAGCCACCCGACCGACCCGATCACGAAGCCCGTCACACCAATCGCCGCGGCGACCGGGCTCTCTTTGATCTCAAGCAACGACCGAATCGCGATCCCGCCGAGGATCAGTCCTCCGGGGACGAGCCACCAGAAGGCGTCGCCCGCCAGCGGCGAGAAACCGGTCACGGCGGCCAGCTGCACGGCCACGGCCGCGTGGGCGTGGGTCGCCGAATTGAGGCTCATCCCGAGCGCCGCGAGTGCGACAACAATCCACCAGCGGTAGGCGCCGCGGGTGTCGTCGGTCCGCTGCCGGCGTACGCCGAACAGCAGCAGCGCCTGGACGGAGACCGCCAGCCAGAGGGCGGCTTCCCACCAAGCGGCGAGCGAGCCGGGCTGAGCAAAAGAAAGCAACCGCGCGACGCCGGCGTTCGCCGTGGCGATCCCGGCGCTGAAGCGATCCGCCCAAACCAGGGCGGCCGTCACGGCCACCAGTCCGATCACCACCCCCGCCAGAGCCAGCGGCGAACGGGGCAGCACACCCGAGGCGACCGCGAAGCTGGCGCTGCCATCGCGGGGGGTGTATCGCACCCGCGAAGAAGGCGTCGTGGGTTCGGGGTTCGAGGCGACGCTCCCGGTGGCGCCGGCGCCCTCGTGCAGCATGCGGCGCCGGCGTCCGGCTCGGGCGGTACTCATAGGGCGATCCCTCGCGCTGATCTGCTAGCAGAAGATGCCGGACACGGTTCCGGCTAGGCGCGGGCTCCCAGCCCGGCCTGAAATTACTTCGGCTGCTGAGTGGCCTCGCATGCAGTCATCCGTGCCGAGCCGAGGTCCACACGCTGGGCCATGCCTTCCGATTGTGCGGGTTAGGCGGGCGCGTGGCGGCCGCACCCAGCCCGAGTCGGCTCAAGCCCCCCTGCCGAGCCGTGCCCTCCGGAGGCGTGACCTACGTTTTGATGACCAGTCACTTGCGCCACCTCTGTGTCCATGCCGACCCCCTCCCCCACCACCACGCCCGCCGATCCGCCGGCGGAGAGCGCTCCCACCGTCGAGGCCAGCGGTCCCGAACGGATCTCGGAGCTGCTGCGCGCCGTCGATGAAGCGGCGGCCACCACCGGACAGGGCAGCCCCGCCCAACTCGCCGAGGCGGGCGCGGCCCAGCAGAAGCTGGTCGGCTGGCGGCTGGGGATCGTGTCGTCGCTGTTCGTGGCGCTGCGTTGCAAGCACCCGGCCACCGCCGACCACAGCCTCCGCGTCGCGATCGGGTGCAGCGCCTGGGCCGGCGCGCTGAAGATGCCTGAGAAGCTCCGCACGCAGCTCGAGGTCGCCGCGCTGCTGCACGACATCGGCAAGATCGGCGTCCCGGACGCGATCCTGCTCAAACCGGGGCGGCTCACCGATCAAGAGCTTCAGCTGATCGACAGTAGCCGCGAGGCGTCGCGTCACATCCTGCGTTCGGCCGGCATGCCTGCCGAGGTGATCGACGGCGTCGCCGCCGCTTCGGCCTGGTTCAACGGGACACACCGGTCGGTCACGCTCACCGGCGACCAGACGCCGTTCTTGTCGCGGATGATCGCCATCGTCGATGCGTTCGACTCGATGACCACCGACCAAGTGTATCGCCCCGCCCGCTCGCGCGAGCGAGCGATCGCGACGCTCTTCGAGCAAGGCGGGACCCAGTTCGATCCCGAGCTGGTAGCCAGCTACCACGAGAGCTTCGCGCAAGATCAGCGGAAGCTCGACGAGGAGATCGCCCAAAGATGGCTCTCGACGCTCGGCGCCGACGAGCCCCCACTCCCCTGGACGCCCCCCGCGCCCGCCACGCCCCAAGCCGGCCCGGCCGAGACGACGGGGTCGCCGTTCTCCGCGCGGCTCATCGAGAACATGCACGACGCGGTCATCTTCGTCGATGCCCGGAACGTGGTGACGGACTGGAACACGGGCGCGGAGCGGATGACCGGCGTCGGGGCATCGGCCGCCATCGGTAAGAAGCTCACGCCCGAGTTGCTGGACATGGCCAAGCCGGAGGGCGACTTGTTGGAGGAATCGGACTGCCTCATCACGCGCTCCATCTCCGAAGGCCAACAAGCCATCGAGCGGCTGAGCATCCTCGGTCGCAACGGCCAGCGGGTGTCGGTCGAAACGCACATCATCCCAGTGGGAGCCCCTGAAAGCCCCAGCCAGATCATCGGCGCCTCGGTGCTGATGCGTGACGTGTCGGATCAAACGACACTCGAGGAACGGTGCCAAGCCCTGAGGGCGGAGATGACCAAAGACCCGATGACCCAGGTCGCCAACCGGCGCGAGTTCGACCGCATGCTCGCCGCGTTTGTCGAGGCCCACCTCGACACCGACCTGCGGTGCAGCCTGATCATGGCCGACATCGACCACTTCAAGCACATCAACGACAACTTCGGTCACCAGGCGGGCGACGAGGCCATCATGACCTTCGCCAGCCTCATGAAATCGCTCTGCCGGTCCGGCGACCTGGTCGCTCGGTACGGCGGCGAGGAGTTCGCCATCCTCTGCGCCGATTGCAACAACGCGACCGCGGCGCAACGCGCCGAGATCATCCGCAAGAAGCTCTCCGAGACGCCCCACTCGTACCTGGGCGGCAAGCACATCACGGCGAGCTTCGGCGTCACGGAACTGCAGCCGGGCGACACGCCCGAAACGCTTCTCCGCCGCTCCGACCGGGCCCTGCTGCGGGCCAAGGACCAGGGGCGCAACCAAGTCGTTCAGTTGGGTGACGGCATGCAAGAACCAGAAACGACCAAGGGCGGCTGGTGGGACTCCCTCAAGCGCCTCGTCTCGCCGATCACGAGGGGCGGCTCCCTGATCGAAGCCCGCCTGGTCACGAACGTGCCGATCGAGCTGGCGGTCGACAAGCTCCGTGGCTTCATCGCCGACCGCGACGCCCAGATCCTCAAGACGTCGGAGAACTACCTGCGTCTGATGACCGAGGTCCGCGGAGCCGGGGGCAACCGTCGAGCCTCGGATCAGCCGGTCGATTTCATCGTCGATCTGGAGCTGGCCCAGGAGCACATCGAGCGGAGCAACTCGTCGGGCCTCGCCTCGGGCAAGTACGTGCAGACCAACATCGACATCAAGATCCAGCCGCGTCGCGACCGCGACCGCCGGCAATCGCGGATCATCGACCGCGCCCGCCAGCTGCAGAGCAGCCTGCAGTCCTACCTGATGGCGAAAGAGATCGACGCCGAGCCCGCGCTCGCCTGACCGCCCCCATCAGAAAGAGAGAGTGAGAGACCCCGCCATGCCGACCGAGCCGAAAGAAATCCGCCTGGCGCGCCCCGCGGCGGGCCGCTCCGTGGCTCCGACCGTGGTCCGTGACGAAGCCTTCGCCGCCGTGACCGATCACGAATTGGCGCCCGTGGCCCCATCGACCGAGGAGGCCGCGCCGCTGTCGGCCGCCCTGCGTCGGCAACTCGCCACGCTCCGGAGTCAGCAGGAGGAACTCGCCGACCTGCTGGCCAAACTCGGCGGCTGACCGCCTGCGGAGCGGGCGAAATCTTGGGGCGGCTGGGTTGAAAAAGGCCCCGTCTTGCGGGAACTTCAGGAGCGTGGCGTGGTCCACGCACCTCTCTAACCCCCCAAGACGCAAGATGGCCTATACCCTCCCCGAACTGCCGTACGCCTCCGACGCGCTCGAGCCGCACATCGACTCGAAGACGATGGAGATCCACCACGGCAAGCACCACAACGCCTACGTCACCAAGCTCAACGGCGCACTCGACGGCGCCGGCGTCGCCGAGCAATCGATCGAGGACCTCTGCCGCAACCTCGACAGCGTCCCCGAGAACGTCCGCGGAGCCGTCCGCAACAACGGCGGCGGGCACGCCAACCACTCGCTCTTCTGGACCACGATGAGCGGCTCGGGCGGGGGCGCCCCGTCGGGCGACCTGGCCGCCGCCATCGACGGCGAGCTGGGCGGCTTCGACAAGTTCAAGGAGGCCTTCTCCAACGCCGCCGCGACGCGCTTCGGCAGCGGCTGGGCTTGGCTGAGCGTCTGCAAAGAAGGCAAGCTGCACGTCAGCAGCACGCCGAACCAAGACAACCCGTACATGGAAGGGATGACGCCGATCCTGGGCCTCGACGTCTGGGAGCACGCGTACTACCTCAACTACCAGAACCGCCGCCCCGACTACATCGCCGCGTTTTTCAACGTGGTCGATTGGGCCAAGGTCGATGAGCTGTACAAGGCGGCGAAGGGCTGAGCCCTCACCCCACAGCACGAATCCAACCGAGCGGGCGCCAGCATGCTGGCGCCCGCTTCTTTTATGGCCACGCCGGGCGGGCATCGGCGTTGACGCGCCGGCGGGGCGATCCCTAAGGTCCGCCGCGCTCACCGGTCCGCTGCGGCTTGTCATGCGTTTTCGCTCAACCGCCGCCACCCGGTTCGCCGAGATTGCCCAAATGGACGCGCCACGTGCGCGACCCTTACGACCCCGCTAAGCCGACGCGATCCGTTAGCCATGACTCAATCGACTCCCAGGTGGCTCTCCGCCACGAGCGTGTTGACCCTCGCCGCCCTGGCGGCCAGCACCGGCTGCTCTTCCTCGGGCGGTGGATCGCGCTGGGCCTGGAACCCGTTCTCGCGGTCCGGCGGGGACGAGGAGCTGGTCGCCGAGTCCGCTCCGAAGCTGCCCAGCGACGGCGTAACGCCCGAGATCGAGGGCCTGCCGGAGGCCGCGAAGAGCGTGCCGCCCCAAGCCGCGACGCTCGCCCAGGGCGAGACGCCGCCGGCCGTCAGCGGCATCGCCCCGACCATCGAAGCGGTCGCCAGTGCGGTGCCGACGATCGACAAGCCGACCCCGACACCAAAGACGAACCCCTCGAGCTGGAGCCCCTACCCGAGCACTCCCGCCGCGAACCCACAAATGGCTGCCGCGCCGCCTGCGACCCCGGCGCCGACCGCTGTCGCGTCCAACGCGGGCGGACCCTACGACCCCAACGGCTACAAGCCGCAGCCCCCGGCCGCCGCGAGCTCGCCCGCGGGTGACCGCTACGGATTGGGCAGCCGCTACGCGAACAGCACGCCCGCTGCGCCTGAATCGGCGGCCCCGTTCGGCGAGCTGCCGAGCACGCCGGCCGCGCCCGCGGCGTTGGGCAATCGCTACGCGAGCACGGCGCCCGCACCGACGACGCCCCCCACCACGA
It encodes the following:
- the gltX_2 gene encoding Glutamate--tRNA ligase 1 translates to MSVRTRFAPSPTGFLHIGGVRTALFNWLFARKHGGQFILRVDDTDQQRNVEAALAPILHGFEWLGLDWDEGPVPGEEKASKGDYGPYFQSQRGEHYADAVTKLLESGAAYRDYARPEEVQAEREAAEKTGEPFVYSRSWRAETDEDAARFEAEGRQAVVRLLMPREGTLVINDLVRGEVRFDWAREQDHVIQRADGSPIYHLATVVDDELMKISHVIRAEEHLSNTPRQVFIAQSLGYEAPEFAHLPFVAEPGSKNKLSKRKLDKYLKNRDFAQLNDKGQQIAARLGLETSAETFNPVIIDFYEQVGFLPEAVLNYLLLLGWSLDDSREEFTVAEMIEHFSLDRVNKAPASFDPAKLLAFQDRAMQQVPAKQKVARSVEVLKQAGLLSDPPPCDAAETVGAIVEGAGDRLKVYGDVLDYDDFFVADDGLTYDEKAWQKRLVKPEDAAGLLAKFREELAAHPEASAEQLEAALKAFCEREAIKIGQIIHALRVAVTGKAVGFGMFETLELLGHERRLARIDQTLARLAEAG
- the ydaM gene encoding putative diguanylate cyclase YdaM, coding for MPTPSPTTTPADPPAESAPTVEASGPERISELLRAVDEAAATTGQGSPAQLAEAGAAQQKLVGWRLGIVSSLFVALRCKHPATADHSLRVAIGCSAWAGALKMPEKLRTQLEVAALLHDIGKIGVPDAILLKPGRLTDQELQLIDSSREASRHILRSAGMPAEVIDGVAAASAWFNGTHRSVTLTGDQTPFLSRMIAIVDAFDSMTTDQVYRPARSRERAIATLFEQGGTQFDPELVASYHESFAQDQRKLDEEIAQRWLSTLGADEPPLPWTPPAPATPQAGPAETTGSPFSARLIENMHDAVIFVDARNVVTDWNTGAERMTGVGASAAIGKKLTPELLDMAKPEGDLLEESDCLITRSISEGQQAIERLSILGRNGQRVSVETHIIPVGAPESPSQIIGASVLMRDVSDQTTLEERCQALRAEMTKDPMTQVANRREFDRMLAAFVEAHLDTDLRCSLIMADIDHFKHINDNFGHQAGDEAIMTFASLMKSLCRSGDLVARYGGEEFAILCADCNNATAAQRAEIIRKKLSETPHSYLGGKHITASFGVTELQPGDTPETLLRRSDRALLRAKDQGRNQVVQLGDGMQEPETTKGGWWDSLKRLVSPITRGGSLIEARLVTNVPIELAVDKLRGFIADRDAQILKTSENYLRLMTEVRGAGGNRRASDQPVDFIVDLELAQEHIERSNSSGLASGKYVQTNIDIKIQPRRDRDRRQSRIIDRARQLQSSLQSYLMAKEIDAEPALA
- the sodA gene encoding Superoxide dismutase [Mn]; the protein is MAYTLPELPYASDALEPHIDSKTMEIHHGKHHNAYVTKLNGALDGAGVAEQSIEDLCRNLDSVPENVRGAVRNNGGGHANHSLFWTTMSGSGGGAPSGDLAAAIDGELGGFDKFKEAFSNAAATRFGSGWAWLSVCKEGKLHVSSTPNQDNPYMEGMTPILGLDVWEHAYYLNYQNRRPDYIAAFFNVVDWAKVDELYKAAKG